A window of Eubacteriaceae bacterium ES3 contains these coding sequences:
- a CDS encoding XdhC family protein — MKKIVEKISKILDRNETLVIATVLRKTGPGPIRSGRKMIIRENLTLEGSFGGGLVDAQIKQMAARIFKTRMDAIEKISFSENCINGTGEFCGGEIEVFFEYCDIIDQETGLYYREIGHLLNEKKNFLMISEIPGINPVHQRKWICTQTGFYGEENDDFYEKLLPIMRDFNEMKFRGAFFFEEHYFVEPYFLNEKVFIFGAGYIGQVLAELCKLLDFYVVIVDEQPEFANRNRFPKVDEVVYLPSYEVLNDYLPIDDHSFVLVMTRGNQDDQEVLAQVLASSAKYIGMMGSKIKRNKVFQNMLERGFEYEDLQRVHCPVGLAIEGETPEEIAVSISAELIGLRRRQEKFYSQLRIL, encoded by the coding sequence ATGAAAAAAATAGTCGAAAAAATCAGTAAAATTTTGGACCGAAATGAGACACTGGTCATCGCGACGGTGCTTAGAAAAACTGGACCGGGACCGATCCGTTCAGGTCGGAAGATGATTATTCGGGAAAATCTGACCTTGGAAGGATCATTTGGCGGGGGGCTGGTGGATGCGCAGATAAAACAGATGGCTGCACGGATTTTTAAGACTCGCATGGATGCAATTGAGAAAATTTCATTTTCTGAAAACTGTATTAATGGAACTGGTGAATTTTGTGGTGGAGAAATTGAAGTTTTTTTTGAATATTGTGATATAATTGACCAGGAAACCGGTTTGTATTATCGAGAAATTGGTCATTTATTGAACGAAAAGAAGAATTTTTTAATGATTTCTGAGATTCCTGGGATTAATCCGGTCCATCAGCGAAAATGGATCTGTACACAGACTGGTTTCTATGGCGAGGAGAATGATGACTTCTATGAGAAATTGTTGCCTATCATGCGTGATTTTAATGAGATGAAGTTTCGGGGAGCGTTTTTTTTTGAAGAACATTATTTTGTAGAGCCCTATTTTTTAAATGAAAAAGTGTTCATTTTTGGTGCCGGATATATTGGACAGGTGCTGGCGGAACTTTGTAAATTACTGGATTTTTATGTGGTAATTGTTGATGAACAGCCGGAATTTGCAAACCGAAACCGCTTCCCCAAAGTGGATGAGGTTGTTTATTTGCCATCTTATGAAGTGCTGAATGATTATTTGCCTATCGATGATCACTCCTTTGTTCTGGTGATGACCAGAGGAAATCAAGATGACCAGGAGGTTTTGGCCCAGGTTCTTGCCAGCTCGGCAAAATATATTGGGATGATGGGGAGTAAAATTAAGCGCAACAAAGTATTTCAGAATATGCTTGAAAGAGGCTTTGAGTACGAAGATTTACAAAGGGTCCATTGTCCGGTAGGTCTGGCAATTGAGGGCGAAACCCCAGAAGAGATAGCGGTCAGTATCAGTGCAGAGTTAATTGGTCTGCGGAGAAGACAAGAAAAATTTTATAGCCAACTGAGGATATTATGA
- a CDS encoding BMP family ABC transporter substrate-binding protein, with protein MKKKLGIVMLVLIMVVGTLAGCSSGGSSEEETEKVVAGFIYVGPVDDGGWSQVHDEGRAKMVEHFNGEVETIIKENVAEEKSEVVSTIRDMVDQGATIIFGTSYGFMEGMAEAAEEFPDVKFEHCSGYMTSDNMATYFGKIEEPRYLSGIVAGMTTRTNKIAYVAAMPIPEVIRGINAFALGVKSVNPDAEVLVSWTNTWYDPTAEKAAAEALIQQGCDVTAQHQDSTATMEAAKEAGIYSIGYDLSAAETMPEVYLTAPLWDYSGYYIDRVQAVIDGTWTTGSYWGGMNDGIVYLDDMTSLVSGAAIAEVETAEQAIRSGDLVIFAGELKDQSGTVIVPEGSAMTDEAQLSMDWFVDNVVGTLE; from the coding sequence ATGAAAAAGAAATTAGGGATTGTTATGCTGGTGCTGATTATGGTTGTCGGTACGCTGGCAGGCTGTTCTTCAGGTGGAAGCTCTGAAGAAGAAACTGAAAAAGTAGTAGCCGGATTTATTTATGTTGGTCCAGTGGATGATGGTGGCTGGTCTCAGGTACATGATGAAGGTCGCGCTAAAATGGTAGAACATTTTAACGGTGAAGTGGAAACGATCATCAAGGAAAATGTAGCCGAAGAAAAAAGTGAAGTTGTTTCTACAATCAGAGACATGGTCGATCAGGGAGCAACTATTATTTTTGGAACCAGCTACGGATTTATGGAAGGGATGGCTGAAGCAGCTGAAGAATTCCCGGATGTAAAATTCGAACACTGCTCTGGTTACATGACTTCTGATAATATGGCAACCTATTTTGGTAAGATTGAAGAACCTCGATATTTATCAGGGATTGTTGCGGGAATGACAACCAGAACCAATAAAATTGCCTATGTAGCAGCGATGCCAATTCCTGAAGTTATTCGTGGAATTAATGCGTTTGCTTTAGGTGTTAAGTCAGTTAATCCGGATGCAGAAGTTTTAGTATCCTGGACTAATACCTGGTACGATCCGACAGCCGAAAAAGCAGCTGCAGAAGCGCTGATTCAGCAAGGTTGTGATGTAACCGCTCAGCATCAGGATTCAACAGCGACGATGGAAGCGGCTAAGGAAGCAGGCATTTATTCAATCGGTTATGACTTAAGCGCAGCTGAAACCATGCCGGAAGTTTACCTGACTGCACCACTTTGGGATTATAGCGGATATTATATCGATCGCGTCCAGGCAGTTATCGACGGTACATGGACAACTGGCTCTTATTGGGGTGGCATGAATGATGGTATTGTTTATCTGGACGATATGACTTCACTGGTATCAGGAGCAGCGATTGCTGAGGTTGAAACGGCAGAACAGGCGATTCGTTCAGGCGATCTGGTTATTTTTGCTGGTGAATTAAAAGATCAGTCTGGAACAGTTATTGTACCAGAAGGATCAGCTATGACAGACGAAGCCCAGCTTAGCATGGACTGGTTTGTTGACAATGTAGTTGGTACACTAGAGTAA
- a CDS encoding molybdopterin-dependent oxidoreductase has protein sequence MEKKTLLINGIEQSLIISPETTLAQVIRRQVGLTGTKVGCGKGECGTCSVILNGKVVRSCVTKLKRVPDGAEIITIEGVGTKENLHPLQLAWMVRGAAQCGFCTPGFIVSAKVLLDENINPTREEVRDWFQKHRNLCRCTGYIPIVDAVMDAAKLMRGEITKEDLWVELKEGDSMMGSSVVRPSAVAKVTGTWDFGADQGLKLPADTLHIKLVQATVSHANIISVDKTEAEKMPGVFKVITAKDVPGTNRINGLAFPQNKGDGKERPILNDKKIFQFGDAIAMVLADTPEQAEAAAEKVVVEIEELTPYMSAPEAMADDAVEIHPGTPNVYFEAGTIKGEETAPMMEALPYVVEEDFYVGRQPHLPLEPDVGFAYMDEEDNLIVHSKSIAIHFHQLMTAEGIGVDPNKYFIVQNPTGATFGYKFSPTNEALLGVAAFITKRPVFLEFNMYQQITYTGKRAPFWTSIKFGADENGMIKAMEADWSVDHGPYCEFGDLVTTRGSQFAGAGYDIPNIRGKGRTVATNHAWAAAFRGYGSPQALFPSEVLIDMLAEKIGEDPLELRYKNVYREGATTPTGCEPDVIALPQAIDKIRPIYQEAKKKAEDRNAEGGDIKYGVGISLNIYGCGLDGPDSSEAWAELTETGVTIGNSWEDHGQGADMGTLTFAYETLRPIGIKPENIKLIMNDMRRTPNSGPAGGSRSNVVTGNATKAACENLLAAMIKEDGTYRSFDEMVAENIPLKHDGKWTAPKTAPSVETGQGDPFASYMYGVLLAEVAVDTTTGKTNVDKLTLVSDCGTITNKLVLDGQLYGGLTQGIGLALSEDFEDLKKHTTLNGCGIPNIKDVPDEIVLIHQETPRPLGPYGASGSGEMPLSCPHGAIINAIYNACGVRITHLPAYPEKVLEGLKAM, from the coding sequence GTGGAAAAGAAAACTCTATTGATTAATGGTATTGAACAATCTTTGATTATCAGTCCGGAAACAACTTTAGCACAGGTGATTCGCCGTCAGGTTGGCCTGACCGGTACTAAGGTTGGTTGTGGTAAAGGGGAATGTGGAACCTGTTCAGTTATTTTGAACGGAAAAGTTGTTCGTTCCTGTGTGACAAAGCTGAAAAGAGTACCAGATGGTGCGGAAATCATTACCATCGAAGGTGTTGGGACGAAAGAAAATCTACATCCATTACAATTAGCATGGATGGTGCGGGGAGCTGCTCAATGTGGTTTTTGTACACCAGGATTTATTGTCTCAGCAAAAGTGCTGCTAGATGAAAATATTAATCCAACGCGGGAAGAAGTTCGTGACTGGTTCCAGAAACATCGAAACCTATGTCGTTGTACTGGTTATATTCCAATCGTCGATGCGGTTATGGATGCTGCTAAGTTAATGCGGGGGGAAATCACCAAGGAAGACCTTTGGGTGGAACTTAAAGAAGGGGATTCCATGATGGGTTCTTCTGTTGTTCGTCCGAGTGCAGTTGCCAAAGTAACCGGAACATGGGACTTTGGCGCTGATCAGGGTCTTAAATTACCAGCTGATACTTTACATATTAAACTGGTACAGGCTACCGTTTCTCATGCTAACATTATTTCAGTTGATAAAACAGAGGCTGAAAAAATGCCAGGTGTCTTTAAGGTTATTACCGCTAAAGATGTACCAGGAACCAACCGTATTAATGGACTGGCCTTCCCGCAAAACAAGGGTGATGGAAAGGAACGACCGATTCTTAATGATAAAAAAATCTTCCAGTTTGGAGATGCTATTGCTATGGTCCTGGCTGATACGCCAGAACAGGCAGAAGCAGCTGCTGAAAAAGTGGTTGTTGAAATTGAAGAATTAACCCCGTATATGAGCGCTCCGGAAGCCATGGCAGATGATGCTGTTGAAATCCATCCAGGAACACCAAACGTTTATTTTGAAGCGGGAACCATTAAAGGAGAAGAGACTGCACCAATGATGGAAGCCTTGCCTTATGTGGTTGAAGAGGACTTCTATGTTGGGCGTCAGCCGCATCTACCTTTAGAGCCAGATGTAGGATTTGCGTATATGGATGAAGAAGATAACCTGATTGTTCATTCCAAATCAATTGCTATCCACTTCCACCAGTTGATGACCGCTGAAGGGATTGGGGTTGACCCGAATAAATACTTTATCGTTCAGAATCCGACCGGCGCCACTTTTGGATATAAATTCAGCCCAACCAATGAAGCTCTGCTGGGGGTTGCTGCTTTTATTACAAAACGACCGGTATTTTTGGAATTCAATATGTATCAGCAGATTACCTATACCGGCAAACGAGCACCTTTCTGGACATCGATCAAATTTGGTGCTGATGAAAACGGCATGATTAAAGCCATGGAAGCGGACTGGTCAGTTGATCATGGTCCTTATTGTGAATTTGGCGACCTGGTTACTACACGTGGTTCTCAGTTTGCCGGTGCCGGATATGATATTCCGAATATTCGCGGAAAAGGAAGAACAGTTGCAACTAATCATGCCTGGGCAGCAGCATTTAGAGGGTATGGATCACCGCAGGCTTTATTCCCATCAGAAGTATTAATTGATATGCTGGCAGAAAAAATCGGCGAAGATCCGCTGGAATTACGTTATAAGAACGTATACCGTGAAGGGGCAACAACACCTACGGGGTGTGAACCGGACGTTATTGCGCTGCCGCAGGCAATTGATAAAATCAGACCGATTTATCAGGAAGCGAAGAAAAAGGCTGAAGATAGAAACGCAGAGGGCGGCGACATTAAATATGGAGTTGGAATTTCTTTAAATATTTATGGATGTGGTCTTGATGGTCCAGATTCATCAGAAGCCTGGGCAGAGTTGACTGAGACCGGTGTGACCATTGGTAACTCATGGGAAGATCATGGCCAGGGTGCTGATATGGGAACCCTTACTTTTGCATACGAAACCCTGCGTCCAATAGGAATTAAACCGGAAAATATCAAACTGATAATGAACGATATGCGTCGGACTCCAAATAGTGGACCAGCTGGCGGAAGCCGATCAAATGTGGTTACTGGAAATGCGACCAAAGCGGCCTGTGAAAATTTATTGGCAGCGATGATCAAAGAAGATGGAACTTATAGAAGCTTCGATGAAATGGTGGCTGAAAATATTCCTTTAAAACATGACGGTAAATGGACTGCACCTAAAACGGCACCTTCAGTAGAAACCGGTCAGGGGGACCCTTTTGCTTCTTATATGTATGGGGTACTGCTGGCGGAAGTAGCGGTTGACACAACTACAGGAAAAACAAACGTTGATAAACTGACGTTGGTATCAGACTGTGGAACCATTACCAATAAACTGGTTCTTGATGGACAGTTATACGGCGGTTTGACACAGGGGATAGGTTTGGCGCTGAGTGAGGATTTTGAAGACCTGAAAAAACATACGACGCTTAATGGATGTGGTATTCCAAATATTAAAGACGTACCCGATGAAATTGTCTTAATCCATCAGGAAACACCAAGACCTTTGGGACCATATGGCGCTTCTGGTTCAGGAGAAATGCCATTGTCCTGTCCACATGGAGCGATTATTAATGCTATTTATAATGCTTGTGGTGTTAGAATTACACACCTGCCGGCATATCCTGAAAAAGTACTGGAAGGTTTAAAAGCAATGTAA
- a CDS encoding prepilin-type N-terminal cleavage/methylation domain-containing protein: MGVSVKSNQKGMTLIEVITALMVLGLVFSAILPGLYLVNRLEDADSSERQDSYIERMMSVYFKKQVYQSEVIYDKGGILYLQDLETPDYYNRYSLSGSTIMRYKYRKTTDNNLVSIGLGGTSQFERGFQSFSIKFSPENEEFIEITYRLTDKMETEEILIEHGKKIESIS; this comes from the coding sequence ATGGGAGTTAGTGTGAAGAGCAATCAGAAGGGAATGACCCTGATTGAAGTAATTACTGCGTTAATGGTTCTGGGACTGGTTTTTTCGGCCATTCTGCCAGGCTTATACCTGGTAAACAGACTTGAAGATGCAGATAGTTCAGAACGTCAGGATAGCTATATTGAACGGATGATGAGTGTTTATTTTAAAAAACAGGTCTATCAGTCGGAGGTGATTTATGATAAAGGCGGCATCCTTTATTTGCAGGATCTGGAAACGCCTGATTATTATAATCGCTACAGTCTCAGTGGCAGTACGATCATGCGATACAAGTATCGAAAGACGACCGATAATAATCTCGTAAGTATCGGATTGGGCGGGACCAGTCAGTTTGAAAGAGGTTTTCAATCCTTTTCAATAAAGTTTTCCCCGGAAAATGAAGAATTTATTGAAATAACTTATAGGCTGACTGATAAGATGGAAACAGAGGAGATTCTTATTGAGCATGGGAAAAAAATTGAAAGCATCAGCTAA
- a CDS encoding sigma 54-interacting transcriptional regulator, with amino-acid sequence MNRNRFQELIKKSRERCEKLGLNEERISSRKIIEHTELQAKFAENRDLILTASPYMEHLMSIVKGDHFFVLLTDREGCILNAIGDEKILSEAFDLKMVAGAYMNEENIGTNAMSLVIKSRSPIQLSGKDHFIKAYHRWTCSGAPIKDVNGNLIGVLDLTGYSDSVHPHTLGMVTAASNAIEEMLKFKAYNKLQNMTNKHIKTIFNSMPVAIVTADINGNIKIYNQQAMDLFGNRQRKMIGNNISELIEEWDEIREGIEQEKNVSRIVNIRALKNRFLCQMMASPIYNPQDDSIEIVFVLREEKNNKKHMMVSPYYTFDKIMGEEVNFRRTVEYAKKIAGNRSTILIMGESGTGKEVFAQSIHNFSKRVDGPFVALNCGAIPNQLIEAELFGYEDGAYTGAKKGGNIGKFEEANKGTIMLDEIGEMPIDMQTRLLRVLQESVITRIGSHKAIPIDVRIIAATNKDLKKEVALGRFRKDLFYRLNVLPLFLPPLRERKEDILQLFYYFLKNTAIKYDKVPIALNDEELKILTSYTWPGNIRELENIAELIVNTEDFPYHYFKSSRNKGGGFESYDFSQNLMNDSFLVGLEKVEDLSLEHMERIHLARVLKLYEGNITKSAQALGIQRNTLYSKIKKYEIDIEQ; translated from the coding sequence ATGAATAGAAACAGATTTCAGGAATTGATAAAAAAATCACGGGAACGATGTGAAAAACTGGGACTCAATGAAGAACGTATTTCCAGTCGGAAAATTATAGAACATACTGAATTACAGGCAAAATTTGCGGAAAATAGAGACCTGATTTTGACTGCATCTCCTTATATGGAACATTTAATGAGCATTGTGAAAGGCGATCATTTTTTTGTTTTGTTAACTGATAGGGAGGGCTGTATTTTAAATGCCATCGGGGATGAAAAAATTCTATCCGAGGCTTTTGATCTGAAGATGGTGGCGGGAGCTTATATGAATGAGGAAAATATTGGAACCAACGCCATGTCTCTGGTTATTAAATCCAGATCGCCGATTCAGTTATCCGGCAAGGATCATTTTATCAAGGCCTATCACCGCTGGACTTGTTCAGGGGCACCGATTAAGGATGTCAACGGAAATCTGATTGGTGTTTTAGATTTAACCGGTTATTCGGATTCAGTTCATCCTCATACGTTGGGAATGGTAACTGCTGCTTCTAATGCGATCGAAGAAATGCTTAAATTTAAAGCCTATAACAAACTACAGAATATGACTAACAAGCATATAAAAACGATATTCAATTCGATGCCTGTGGCGATTGTAACTGCGGATATCAATGGTAATATAAAAATATATAATCAGCAGGCCATGGACTTATTTGGAAATCGGCAGCGTAAAATGATCGGCAACAATATTTCAGAACTGATTGAGGAGTGGGATGAAATCAGAGAAGGGATTGAACAGGAAAAAAATGTCAGCAGAATCGTCAACATTAGAGCCTTGAAGAATCGTTTTCTCTGTCAGATGATGGCCAGTCCTATCTATAATCCTCAGGATGATAGTATCGAGATTGTCTTTGTTTTAAGAGAAGAAAAAAACAATAAAAAACACATGATGGTATCCCCTTATTATACATTTGACAAGATTATGGGTGAAGAGGTTAATTTTCGTCGGACTGTTGAATATGCAAAAAAAATTGCTGGAAATCGTTCAACAATTCTGATCATGGGGGAGAGTGGAACTGGAAAAGAGGTTTTTGCTCAGTCCATTCATAATTTCAGTAAACGGGTTGACGGTCCGTTTGTTGCACTTAATTGCGGAGCCATTCCCAATCAGTTAATTGAGGCGGAATTGTTTGGCTATGAGGATGGTGCTTATACTGGAGCGAAAAAGGGCGGAAATATTGGAAAATTTGAAGAAGCCAATAAAGGGACGATTATGCTTGATGAAATTGGTGAAATGCCGATCGACATGCAAACCAGGCTCTTGCGGGTTTTGCAGGAAAGTGTAATCACCAGGATTGGCAGCCATAAAGCCATTCCGATCGATGTCAGGATTATTGCTGCGACCAACAAGGATCTTAAGAAAGAAGTTGCTCTGGGGCGTTTTCGCAAAGATCTTTTTTATCGGCTAAACGTCCTGCCCTTATTTTTACCTCCTTTGCGGGAACGAAAAGAAGATATTTTACAGCTTTTCTATTATTTTCTTAAGAATACGGCGATCAAATATGACAAGGTACCGATTGCGTTAAATGACGAAGAATTAAAAATTCTGACCTCCTATACCTGGCCGGGGAACATCAGAGAACTGGAAAATATTGCTGAGCTGATTGTCAATACTGAAGATTTTCCTTATCATTATTTTAAAAGTTCAAGAAATAAGGGCGGCGGTTTTGAAAGTTATGATTTTTCCCAAAATCTGATGAACGACAGCTTTTTGGTCGGCCTGGAAAAGGTTGAAGACCTGTCGCTGGAGCATATGGAAAGGATTCATCTGGCTCGGGTTCTGAAATTATATGAAGGCAATATTACAAAATCGGCCCAGGCATTGGGGATTCAACGAAATACCCTATACAGTAAAATAAAGAAATATGAAATTGACATTGAACAGTAA
- a CDS encoding prepilin-type N-terminal cleavage/methylation domain-containing protein, whose translation MNKIRVMSEKGFTLLEGIVAIAITSAGMLLLLSFLGLLLESQFRSAIVFEEAMEINSLSDGIRKELDGQRIADQDKIVRFLEMEYPDYKLVGIGIADAENYWIIEVEDQRKTENHFFINYYGS comes from the coding sequence ATGAATAAAATCAGAGTCATGTCTGAAAAGGGATTTACGCTTTTGGAAGGGATTGTGGCAATTGCTATTACATCTGCAGGGATGCTGCTTTTGCTTTCTTTTTTAGGCCTTCTGCTTGAATCACAATTTCGGTCGGCAATAGTCTTTGAGGAAGCAATGGAAATAAACAGTTTGAGTGATGGGATTAGAAAAGAATTGGACGGGCAGCGGATTGCTGATCAGGATAAGATCGTCCGCTTTCTGGAAATGGAATATCCTGATTATAAACTGGTAGGAATCGGGATTGCCGATGCTGAAAACTATTGGATTATCGAAGTGGAAGATCAGCGCAAGACAGAGAATCATTTCTTTATTAATTACTATGGGAGTTAG
- a CDS encoding C-GCAxxG-C-C family (seleno)protein has translation METLVEKYNQVGSDAPDELKEQYHMCCSEVLLAAANEAYNLNLPGEAFKLIQGFGGGFYSEKVCGAFSGALAGLGAMYAKDRPTDMKEIKMAAKFLVEEFEKEFTTLDCDVIKAKYRDEITACDGVKCRAGLVLERVVTRMEEA, from the coding sequence ATGGAAACGTTGGTTGAAAAGTATAATCAGGTGGGCAGTGATGCACCGGATGAACTGAAAGAGCAGTATCATATGTGTTGTTCGGAAGTTCTGCTTGCAGCTGCAAATGAAGCCTACAATCTGAATTTACCAGGAGAAGCCTTTAAATTGATTCAGGGTTTTGGCGGTGGTTTTTATTCCGAAAAGGTTTGTGGTGCGTTTTCTGGTGCCCTAGCTGGTCTGGGAGCCATGTATGCTAAGGATCGCCCCACGGATATGAAGGAGATTAAGATGGCAGCTAAATTTTTGGTTGAGGAATTTGAAAAAGAATTCACAACATTGGATTGTGATGTGATCAAGGCCAAATACCGGGACGAAATTACGGCTTGTGATGGTGTTAAATGCCGGGCTGGTCTGGTTCTGGAACGGGTAGTTACCCGAATGGAGGAAGCATGA
- a CDS encoding DUF308 domain-containing protein, with protein MRTEKVKTYGTDILERAYGRWWLMLLDGLCLMIICGITLFERQFALLFMVKLFGVYRGFMGIMYLITYFVYKSKYQTTMGASLGRGIFDLVVAAIFLLFTSTMIKFFIVIIGIAALFSGVLLLGSSRNNTGSGAIVKIVIGVMLLAFGIFSLFNPSGQMDFYGLLLGIVLGISGFFLALQSFSMRKNYKEIKKAKKGYDDYHIE; from the coding sequence ATGAGAACTGAGAAAGTAAAAACTTATGGGACTGATATTCTGGAAAGAGCTTATGGTCGCTGGTGGCTAATGCTTCTTGATGGCCTGTGCTTGATGATTATTTGTGGTATTACTCTGTTTGAACGTCAATTTGCACTGCTTTTTATGGTTAAGCTTTTTGGAGTATATCGTGGCTTTATGGGAATCATGTATCTGATTACCTATTTTGTATACAAGTCTAAATATCAGACGACTATGGGAGCCAGTCTGGGACGGGGGATATTTGATCTGGTTGTGGCGGCAATCTTTTTATTATTTACCAGTACCATGATCAAATTTTTTATTGTTATTATTGGGATTGCAGCTCTTTTTTCCGGGGTGCTTTTACTTGGGTCATCGCGAAACAACACGGGGTCTGGTGCAATTGTCAAAATAGTTATCGGAGTGATGCTCTTGGCTTTTGGCATATTTTCGCTCTTTAATCCTTCGGGACAGATGGACTTTTATGGCTTGTTACTGGGTATCGTTTTAGGCATCAGCGGCTTTTTCCTGGCCCTGCAGTCTTTTAGTATGAGAAAAAACTATAAAGAAATAAAAAAAGCTAAAAAAGGCTACGATGATTATCATATCGAATAA
- a CDS encoding MarR family transcriptional regulator, translating to MKKEKKAKKSAKEKKSPDKESRKKKIAASKKSEPVHKSDTAIQTSQANQEMEAKSGAEVAPSELLILMKKAAESYQNIITAPLDFLINDQDTELFPSELKTLEIIGEMSGINLTQLSIELDISKSAVSKCTGKMLEKDLINKTPSPTNVRQVQFSLTESGKLIFDQYQDLQNNLFKPLYKSFESLNPDDNLKLQSFLESIAENLTEIEAGLTTVS from the coding sequence TTGAAAAAAGAAAAAAAGGCAAAAAAATCAGCAAAAGAAAAAAAATCACCGGACAAGGAAAGTAGAAAAAAGAAAATTGCTGCTTCTAAAAAAAGTGAACCCGTCCACAAAAGCGATACTGCTATTCAAACATCTCAGGCAAATCAGGAAATGGAGGCTAAATCGGGCGCAGAAGTCGCCCCATCAGAACTTCTCATCCTAATGAAAAAGGCAGCTGAAAGTTATCAAAACATTATAACCGCACCGCTGGATTTTTTAATCAATGACCAGGACACTGAGCTGTTTCCTTCTGAACTGAAAACACTGGAAATAATCGGTGAAATGTCCGGCATCAACCTTACCCAACTATCCATCGAGTTGGATATTTCAAAAAGCGCTGTTTCCAAATGCACCGGTAAAATGCTGGAAAAAGATTTAATTAACAAAACCCCTTCACCAACCAATGTCAGACAGGTTCAGTTTTCTCTGACTGAATCAGGAAAGCTTATTTTCGATCAGTATCAGGATCTGCAAAATAACCTGTTTAAACCCCTATATAAATCTTTTGAATCGTTAAATCCTGATGACAATTTAAAATTGCAGTCTTTTCTTGAATCAATCGCAGAGAACCTAACGGAAATCGAAGCCGGTTTGACTACTGTCTCCTGA
- a CDS encoding prepilin-type N-terminal cleavage/methylation domain-containing protein, translated as MVTDMFRENKGFTLAELMVVLVILGLLASVAVPRFLTVIENSQKKTDETNIRIVESALELYRIEKGEYPSGVTDFDGLIEVLHDEGLIQQESIETANEKEYKFFYDVTEHIIERQEVTST; from the coding sequence ATGGTCACTGATATGTTCAGAGAGAATAAAGGGTTTACTCTGGCTGAACTGATGGTTGTGCTTGTGATACTGGGACTTCTGGCCAGTGTTGCCGTCCCCAGGTTTCTGACAGTTATTGAAAATTCGCAGAAAAAGACGGATGAAACCAATATCCGGATTGTTGAGAGTGCACTGGAACTTTATCGCATTGAAAAGGGTGAATATCCTTCCGGCGTGACAGATTTTGACGGCCTGATTGAAGTGCTTCATGATGAAGGTCTGATTCAGCAGGAATCCATCGAAACTGCTAATGAGAAGGAGTACAAATTTTTTTATGATGTCACTGAGCATATCATTGAACGTCAGGAAGTCACATCAACATGA